One stretch of Kluyveromyces marxianus DMKU3-1042 DNA, complete genome, chromosome 8 DNA includes these proteins:
- the APP1 gene encoding phosphatidate phosphatase APP1 has translation MELHAAPDGSKYGSQFGSNVQSGRRQRLYNMVKQTKDTYFNAAKNSLKNYYGNDLTPAEARALEFEMFPPKLLCYPSYARPLPDGGYVTEVRGLLYSTGQKSKRNSLLLSICRQFLRNEPPENVEQSLESLKNDSTLSLESTSTTSSSVSSSFSERSVTGAPPTQEQVLRERIAGFMNKNIPNAPLQAVLYGSRNETLDTQTVSDASGAFNISMKSDFRPAAAKVKCLETGLVNDCPVFFVENQGVGLISDIDDTIKHTGVVGDKRSMFLNVFVSSFDEWQIKDMPLWYKTLRDSRNVDFFYVSNAPAQIFPILSEYIRGNYPLGPMFLKQYSGNLLSSIMKSSAQRKLTAIIKICNDFPNKKFILVGDSGEQDLEAYTSTAIQFPNQIIGIYIRCCKNSMSDEYDGESRVMNSLNQYIEKHYHSQFKEKAIPDLIQFDSDSDSELPTSEKKKPPEVPKRKPVISEDLRKEITESKSVRSQQPPLPPRKPTRLKMRSMEDAVYSLPSSQNDYGTYPEFFDKKAENWNERVRTTVDKFKAHNVNTRFMFFNDPIACLEDSLKKIDKL, from the coding sequence ATGGAGCTGCATGCAGCGCCAGATGGGTCCAAGTACGGATCCCAGTTCGGGTCCAACGTACAGAGTGGCAGGCGACAGCGATTGTACAACATGGTCAAACAGACTAAGGATACTTACTTTAATGCGGCCAAAaactctttgaaaaactaCTACGGGAACGACTTGACTCCGGCAGAGGCACGCGCATTGGAGTTCGAAATGTTTCCCCCAAAGCTACTCTGCTATCCTTCGTACGCAAGACCCCTGCCAGACGGTGGCTACGTGACAGAAGTCAGAGGGTTGTTGTATTCCACGGGCCAAAAGAGTAAAAGGAACAGCTTGTTGCTGTCCATCTGCAGACAGTTCTTGAGGAACGAACCTCCGGAAAATGTGGAACAGAGCTTGGAGTCTTTGAAAAACGATTCAACGCTGTCCTTGGAAAGCACATCCACGACTTCGTCTTCTGTCTCCTCCAGCTTTTCGGAACGGTCCGTAACAGGGGCCCCACCCACGCAGGAACAGGTCTTACGGGAGAGGATTGCAGGATtcatgaacaagaacatACCAAACGCCCCACTGCAAGCAGTGCTCTATGGTTCTCGAAATGAGACTCTGGATACTCAGACCGTTTCTGACGCATCTGGTGCTTTTAACATCTCCATGAAAAGCGATTTCAGACCGGCTGCTGCTAAGGTGAAGTGCTTGGAAACTGGCCTCGTCAATGATTGTCCAGTTTTCTTCGTAGAGAACCAAGGAGTCGGGCTAATTAGCGATATAGACGACACTATCAAACATACCGGTGTCGTTGGAGACAAAAGATCGATGTTCTTGAACGTGTTCGTCAGCAGCTTTGATGAATGGCAAATAAAGGACATGCCTCTTTGGTACAAAACGTTGAGAGATAGCAGGAACGTTGACTTTTTTTACGTCTCAAACGCCCCAGCACAGATCTTCCCCATATTATCGGAATATATTAGGGGAAACTACCCACTAGGTCCAATGTTTCTCAAACAGTACTCTGGGAACTTGCTCTCAAGTATCATGAAATCAAGCGCCCAAAGGAAACTTACTGCAATCATAAAGATTTGCAATGATTTTCCTAATAAAAAATTCATACTTGTTGGTGATTCTGGTGAACAAGATCTGGAAGCTTACACATCAACAGCTATTCAATTCCCAAACCAAATTATcggtatatatataagatGTTGCAAGAACTCAATGAGTGATGAATATGATGGCGAGTCCAGAGTAATGAACTCATTAAACCAGTACATCGAAAAGCATTATCATAGCCaatttaaagaaaaagctaTACCTGATCTGATTCAATTTGATTCGGACTCTGACTCAGAACTCCCTACatctgaaaagaaaaagccGCCTGAAGTGCCCAAGAGGAAACCAGTTATAAGTGAAGATCTACGGAAAGAGATCACAGAGTCTAAATCAGTACGTTCGCAACAGCCTCCTCTTCCACCAAGAAAACCAACGAGGCTTAAGATGAGGAGTATGGAAGATGCAGTGTATTCTTTACCTTCATCACAGAATGACTACGGAACCTACCCTGAGTTCTTTGACAAAAAGGCAGAAAACTGGAATGAAAGAGTGCGCACTACCGTAGACAAATTCAAGGCACACAACGTTAACACTAGATTCATGTTTTTCAACGATCCAATTGCATGCCTTGAAGATAGTCTAAAAAAGATTGATAAGttatga
- the ECM3 gene encoding putative ATPase ECM3: MGLSVGQAIWISIKPMIKIYFIIGTGFALAKGNIMTVAATRTLSDVVLTVLLPCLSFNKIVSSIEDKDIKDVGIICLSSLLIFGTGLFFAYVCRRLLPVPKQWYGSILAGGMFPNISDLPIAILQTMDQGSLFSQEEGNKGVASVIIFLAMFMICLFNLGGFRLIENDFNYSDEENATHSEESTVGEPVRPNVSHRASQFNIPNDSQSLSSKEEGPIPLSNVSDQGSGGTVRQYDDETSAISRRTTNISQASAAQSVVSSLRSIDLRSMPAQGVDDLIREYSNVDQYGDRRPSFSSSALSGIDQTESTTLKRELTNLKRIITSDATVNKKDIQESGNWLPKSIAKFPGVNFLVFFLKNCLRPCSIAVILALVIAFIPWLKALFVTTSSTPHIRQAPDGQPALNFIMDYTSYVGSASVPFGLMLLGATLGRLKLQKLYPGFWKTAVVLVLLKLCIMPIFGVLWCDRLVKAGWLDWKHDRMLLLVIAMDWGLPTMTTIIYFTASYTPPDLADTTRMDCVAFFLILQYPLLLITMPFLVTYFLLVQMKV; this comes from the coding sequence ATGGGTCTATCAGTAGGACAGGCAATATGGATTTCTATTAAGCCTATGATCAAGatttatttcattatcgGCACTGGGTTCGCTTTGGCAAAGGGTAATATCATGACCGTTGCTGCTACCAGAACGCTATCAGATGTGGTTTTGACAGTGTTACTACCGTGTTTGTCGTTTAATAAGATCGTCAGCAGTATCGAGGATAAGGATATCAAAGATGTCGGGATTATATGTCTATCCTCGTTGCTAATTTTTGGTACAGGGCTGTTTTTCGCATACGTTTGCAGAAGGTTGTTGCCAGTACCGAAGCAATGGTACGGTAGTATTCTTGCTGGTGGGATGTTCCCCAATATCAGTGATTTACCAATCGCCATCTTGCAGACAATGGACCAAGGCTCGTTATTCtcccaagaagaaggtaaCAAAGGTGTTGCCTCGGTCATTATTTTCCTAGCCATGTTCATGATATGTTTGTTTAACCTTGGTGGGTTCAGACTTATAGAAAACGACTTCAATTACTCGGACGAAGAAAATGCTACACATTCAGAGGAAAGCACCGTGGGCGAACCCGTAAGGCCCAACGTTTCGCATAGAGCCTCGCAATTCAATATACCGAACGATTCCCAATCGCTGTCGTCTAAGGAGGAAGGCCCTATCCCCCTCTCCAACGTTTCTGACCAGGGAAGTGGTGGAACCGTCAGACAATACGACGATGAAACAAGCGCTATATCTCGCCGCACAACGAACATATCTCAGGCTAGTGCAGCCCAATCCGTTGTTTCATCGCTTAGATCCATTGACTTGAGATCTATGCCAGCTCAGGGCGTGGATGACTTGATTAGAGAATATTCCAACGTCGATCAATATGGTGACCGGAGACCATCTTTCAGCTCAAGTGCGCTGAGCGGAATCGATCAAACTGAAAGTACTACCCTTAAACGAGAACTCacaaatttgaaaagaattatCACCTCAGATGCAACTGTTAACAAGAAAGATATTCAGGAATCGGGCAATTGGCTACCTAAAAGCATAGCTAAATTCCCAGGTGTAAACTTTTTGGTGTTTTTCTTAAAGAACTGTTTAAGACCATGTTCAATAGCTGTTATATTGGCGCTTGTTATCGCCTTTATCCCATGGTTAAAGGCTTTGTTCGTTACAACATCTAGTACTCCGCATATTCGTCAGGCCCCAGATGGACAACCAGCTTTGAATTTCATCATGGATTACACATCTTACGTGGGTAGTGCCTCCGTTCCTTTTGGTTTAATGCTTCTAGGGGCTACTTTAGGTAGATTAAAGCTCCAAAAGTTGTACCCAGGGTTTTGGAAAACAGCagttgttttggttttactGAAGCTTTGTATAATGCCAATTTTTGGTGTTCTTTGGTGCGATAGGTTAGTGAAGGCAGGGTGGTTAGACTGGAAACATGACCGTATGCTTTTGCTCGTTATTGCTATGGATTGGGGTTTGCCTACAATGACTACCATTATCTACTTTACTGCCAGCTATACACCTCCAGACCTTGCTGATACAACTAGAATGGATTGTGTtgcattctttttgattctaCAATACCCTCTTTTGCTTATTACCATGCCATTTTTGGTCACATACTTCTTGCTTGTTCAAATGAAGGTGTAA
- the PTC5 gene encoding type 2C protein phosphatase PTC5 codes for MPPPSLLQVRTFRALSRCLSRNDLTRMLFLSQRRSASSTSNQRRQGGILRSNELKYAVLGGTLILGYSYFSSYVSSDSIYGLKQYSTSKSAATNINANTNSNSNSNTVSLLNDKQVEAILHKSEESYFVNRGKGVLRYDVSQLPSNAPIEDNRVEQIITVPTESSESLEDLYFFGIFDGHGGPYTSAKLSQELVPYVAYQLGQIYNKGAAFLTSESIDEAITQGFIQLDNDIVYGSLGKLFEDPSKENLVESLPAVSGSCGLLSMYDSNNCTMKVAVTGDSRAILAKQSDDGSWTVKSLSTDQTGDNEQEVERIRKEHPDEPNCVHRGRILGSLQPSRAFGDYRYKVKEINGKSVHDLPDHLKIYFRREPKDFLTPPYVTAKPEITTTHIDDSTKFMVLGSDGLFELLSNEEIAGLVIKWMEKHPIKKNFKVLKEQSPYGKLPALEDISPDKESQRPAFRYKTSSNKGKASKSEYLMEDENVATHLIRNALSGGGNKDYVSTLVSIPPTKSRRYRDDLTVTVVFFGNETEGTDGKLEINHVATKAETPKL; via the coding sequence ATGCCGCCGCCTTCACTACTGCAAGTGCGGACGTTCAGAGCATTATCCAGATGCCTTTCTAGGAACGATCTAACTAGAATGCTATTCCTGTCTCAGCGTCGTTCGGCTTCGTCAACTTCCAATCAAAGGAGACAGGGTGGTATTCTGAGGTCTAACGAATTGAAATACGCGGTGCTTGGGGGTACTTTGATCCTAGGCTACTCGTATTTTTCAAGTTACGTCAGTTCGGACTCTATTTACGGGTTAAAGCAGTATTCCACGTCAAAGAGTGCTGCCACAAACATAAATGCCAACACAAACTCGAACTCTAACTCCAACACGGTGTCTTTACTAAATGACAAGCAAGTGGAAGCTATTTTACACAAATCTGAAGAGTCCTACTTCGTTAACCGAGGGAAGGGCGTTCTACGTTACGACGTGTCCCAACTCCCTTCAAATGCTCCAATTGAGGATAACAGAGTGGAGCAGATTATTACAGTGCCTACTGAATCTTCGGAGAGTTTAGAAGACTTGTATTTCTTTGGCATTTTTGATGGGCATGGTGGCCCTTACACGTCGGCAAAGCTTTCTCAAGAACTAGTGCCATACGTTGCTTATCAATTGGGACAGATATATAACAAGGGCGCCGCGTTCTTGACATCGGAATCGATTGACGAAGCAATTACCCAGGGCTTTATTCAGCTAGATAATGATATTGTTTATGGGAGTCTTGGAAAGCTATTCGAAGATCCATCAAAGGAGAACTTGGTAGAATCCCTACCGGCTGTTTCAGGCTCCTGTGGTCTTTTGTCAATGTACGACTCGAACAACTGCACCATGAAGGTAGCTGTGACCGGGGATTCCCGTGCAATCTTGGCAAAACAATCAGATGATGGGTCGTGGACTGTCAAATCATTGAGTACTGATCAAACTGGTGATAACGAGCAAGAGGTTGAAAGAATTCGTAAAGAACACCCAGATGAGCCAAACTGTGTCCACCGTGGCAGAATATTAGGATCGTTACAGCCTTCTAGAGCATTTGGGGACTACAGGTACAaagtaaaagaaatcaatggTAAATCAGTTCATGATTTACCAGACCATCTAAAAATCTACTTCAGAAGAGAGCCTAAGGATTTCTTGACTCCACCTTACGTGACAGCAAAACCCGAAATAACCACTACTCACATTGACGATTCGACAAAATTCATGGTCTTGGGATCCGATGGTCTTTTCGAATTGCTAAGCAACGAAGAAATCGCAGGCCTTGTGATCAAATGGATGGAGAAGCATCCTATCAAGAAAAACTTCAAGGTACTAAAGGAACAATCACCATATGGAAAATTACCCGCTTTGGAGGATATTTCCCCGGACAAAGAATCGCAGAGACCTGCATTCAGATACAAGACCTCCTCTAACAAAGGGAAGGCTTCCAAGAGCGAATATCTCATGGAAGACGAGAACGTTGCCACCCATTTGATCAGAAACGCTCTCAGCGGCGGTGGTAACAAGGATTACGTCTCAACTCTAGTCAGTATACCTCCAACAAAGAGCAGAAGATACAGGGATGACTTGACCGTAACTGTAGTGTTTTTTGGCAATGAAACTGAGGGAACTGATGGTAAGTTGGAGATTAACCATGTCGCAACTAAGGCAGAAACACCAAAATTATAG
- the TMA46 gene encoding translation machinery-associated protein TMA46, producing the protein MPPKKKQQQQPVKKKKDNVDKTFGMKNKNKSTKVQKFIKQVESQQDPKKEELKRKKLEEKRLKEAAEAERRALFNPVDQRVKAGVDPKTVLCAMFKIGNCNKGARCKFSHDLNIGRKVEKKDLYQDTRAEKESDTMDNWDEEKLRSVIKSKHGNPRTTTDKVCKYFIEAVENGKYGWFWVCPNGGDKCMYRHSLPEGFVLKTKEQKRLEREALENKPKITLEEFIETERERLDKSNLTPITMENFAQWKKNHKIERLNQEKENASKKKPTGREVVLKKFAENKKFDMLEETDATNGSAWDLTEFTTALKEVDGSSSSGIKDYGDGSNPTFEIPKKNDEPSKQNAELTA; encoded by the coding sequence ATGccaccaaagaagaagcaacaacagcaaccagtgaagaagaagaaggacaaTGTCGACAAGACGTTTGGTatgaaaaacaagaacaagtcGACTAAAGTTCAAAAGTTTATCAAGCAAGTTGAGTCCCAGCAGGatccaaagaaggaagaattgaagagaaagaagctCGAAGAAAAGAGACTGAAGGAAGCTGCTGAGGCGGAAAGAAGAGCGTTGTTCAATCCAGTAGATCAGAGAGTCAAGGCGGGTGTTGATCCTAAGACTGTTCTCTGTGCGATGTTTAAAATTGGTAACTGTAACAAGGGTGCTCGTTGTAAGTTTTCGCACGATTTGAATATTGGCCGTaaggttgaaaagaaggatttGTACCAGGATACAAGAGCTGAAAAGGAGTCTGACACTATGGACAACTgggatgaagaaaagttgaGAAGTGTTATCAAATCTAAGCACGGAAATCCAAGGACCACTACAGATAAGGTTTGTAAGTACTTTATTGAAGCCGTCGAAAATGGTAAGTATGGTTGGTTCTGGGTGTGTCCGAACGGCGGTGACAAATGTATGTACAGACACTCTTTGCCAGAAGGCTTCGTGTTAAAGACTaaggaacaaaagagaTTGGAGAGAGAAGCTTTGGAGAACAAGCCAAAAATCACATTGGAAGAGTTTATCgaaacagaaagagaaCGTTTGGATAAGAGTAATCTAACTCCAATCACAATGGAAAACTTTGCAcaatggaagaagaaccacAAGATTGAAAGACTCAATCAGGAGAAGGAAAACgcatcaaagaagaaaccaacTGGACGTGAAGTTGTGCTGAAGAAATTCGCtgaaaacaagaagttcGATATGCTGGAGGAAACCGATGCAACAAATGGCTCTGCTTGGGATCTAACTGAATTCACAACTGCTCTAAAAGAGGTTGATGGTAGCAGCTCTAGCGGTATCAAAGATTATGGTGATGGTAGCAATCCAACTTTCGAAATTCCTAAAAAGAACGACGAaccttcaaaacaaaacgcTGAACTCACTGCATGA
- the VPS21 gene encoding Rab family GTPase has product MNSNITSIKLVLLGEAAVGKSSIVLRFVSNDFAENKEPTIGAAFLTQRVNMADHTIKFEIWDTAGQERFASLAPMYYRNAQAALVVYDVTKPQSFIKARHWVKELHEQASKGIVIALVGNKMDLLESEDDRKVAREEAEKLAQEENLLFFETSAKTGENVNEVFLAIGEKIPLKKANGAGNGELNAVDDRRIDLNNSTNPENVSNCAC; this is encoded by the coding sequence ATGAACTCAAATATTACTTCAATAAAGCTAGTGCTTCTAGGAGAAGCAGCTGTGGGAAAATCTTCTATCGTTTTGAGATTTGTGTCTAATGATTTTGCTGAGAATAAAGAGCCTACTATTGGTGCTGCATTTTTGACCCAACGAGTTAACATGGCCGATCATACGATAAAGTTTGAGATATGGGATACTGCTGGTCAGGAACGGTTTGCATCTTTAGCACCAATGTATTATAGAAACGCTCAAGCAGCCCTAGTGGTATATGATGTGACGAAACCACAGTCGTTTATTAAGGCGCGTCACTGGGTAAAAGAATTACATGAACAAGCTAGTAAAGGAATTGTCATCGCTTTGGTTGGGAATAAGATGGATCTATTGGAATCCGAAGATGATAGGAAGGTTGctagagaagaagcagagaaGCTAGCACAGGAGGAGAATCTGCTCTTTTTCGAAACTAGTGCAAAGACCGGTGAAAATGTTAATGAAGTATTCTTAGCTATCGGTGAAAAGATTCCACTTAAGAAAGCAAATGGTGCTGGAAATGGTGAACTGAACGCCGTAGATGACAGAAGAATCGATTTGAATAACTCTACAAACCCTGAAAATGTAAGTAACTGTGCGTgttaa
- a CDS encoding S-adenosylmethionine-dependent methyltransferase — MDLPEEAISDQVLLERTANSFYHYKDFCLQEIWKPRILKWKSLSTYQKQLIPWYEDYLNNIRDCIESNSIFYMNLLEKCVGIWGLGSDPNKWATPNNVDMGKTVSILNQIAREWSADCSEERDRFLALLKDFLDSKFPHDRRDVKVLVPGAGLARLAVDIARMGFSTEANEVSYHMIMVGQFIMDSGLQKDQVGIYPFVHSFSHHLNRREQLRRVNIPDINISEELGGKGLLSMVTGSFPDLYGPNTNIKQSDSYSNSAYIREIRARNRSTKDLVVTNFFIDTASNVLDYLETISHVLKDGGYWINFGPFMYHFEQDPQTEITADFNPYTGEVSNMFVTPLKGLELSHEDILSVASTKFPFKIIHEQSHISSGYGTNKMDISMQGYQCSFWILQKSCDKVNNNI; from the coding sequence ATGGACCTTCCAGAGGAGGCAATTAGCGATCAAGTGTTATTGGAACGTACAGCCAATTCATTCTACCATTATAAAGACTTCTGTCTACAAGAGATTTGGAAACCAAGAATACTGAAATGGAAATCCTTGTCAACTTATCAGAAGCAGCTGATTCCCTGGTATGAGGATTATCTCAATAACATACGTGACTGCATTGAGAGTAACTCTATCTTTTATATGAATCTATTAGAAAAGTGCGTTGGCATATGGGGCCTCGGAAGCGACCCTAATAAATGGGCAACTCCGAATAATGTAGACATGGGTAAAACAGTTTCCATTCTCAACCAAATAGCCAGAGAATGGTCTGCAGATTGCTctgaagaaagagatcGTTTCTTAGCACTTCTTAAAGACTTTCTAGATAGCAAGTTCCCACACGACAGAAGAGATGTAAAAGTTTTAGTGCCTGGAGCAGGTCTCGCAAGATTGGCTGTTGATATAGCAAGAATGGGATTTTCTACAGAGGCCAATGAAGTTTCTTATCATATGATAATGGTTGGTCAGTTTATTATGGACTCTGGATtacaaaaagatcaagTAGGTATTTATCCTTTTGTTCATTCATTCTCACATCACTTGAATAGACGAGAACAATTACGACGAGTCAATATTCCAGATATTAACATTTCTGAGGAATTAGGGGGCAAGGGTCTCTTATCAATGGTAACAGGTTCTTTCCCAGATCTCTACGGGCCAAACACTAATATCAAACAATCAGACTCTTACTCAAATTCTGCCTATATTAGGGAAATTAGGGCACGTAACCGAAGTACAAAAGATCTTGTAGTTaccaatttcttcattgataCGGCATCAAATGTTCTGGATTATCTGGAAACGATATCTCATGTCTTGAAAGATGGCGGCTATTGGATCAATTTTGGGCCATTTATGTACcattttgaacaagatcCCCAGACAGAAATTACAGCAGATTTCAATCCGTACACAGGTGAAGTTTCGAATATGTTCGTTACACCTTTAAAAGGTCTGGAACTCTCCCATGAAGACATTCTCTCTGTTGCAAGCACCAAATTTCCATTCAAGATAATTCACGAACAGTCTCATATTTCATCCGGATATGGTACAAATAAAATGGATATATCTATGCAAGGTTATCAGTGTTCATTCtggattcttcaaaaatccTGTGATAAAGttaataacaatatttaG